CGGCATAAAAGCCAGAGACGTGAGCATCCAGTTTAAAAACCCAGGTTCACTCCAGTTAAACACCGAGATGTACATATTCGTAAATACCCCTCAAGGTAAATCGTATTCACTGGCCCCAGGCTCTGTACAGGCATCAAATACCTCCAGTGTCTTATCTCAGGTAGCAGGAACTATAGCATCTCTCAGCGTAAACCCGGGCGATTACGTCCAAAAAGGAGACATCATAGCTACCATCTCTAGCGACAACGTAACCAGCAACTTAAAGCAGGCTCAGTTACAATATGAAATAGCATTAAACAACTATAATTCCCAGCTAAGCGCCCTTGACAATTACTCAATAAAAGTACCTTTTAACGGAGTGATAACGTCTTTTCTGGTAAACCCGGGAGATGGGGTAAAAGAAGGGCAGCAAATAGCCACCATAGCCGATACATCTGGTATGAAGTTCACCATCCCCGTGGATGAGCTGGATATCTCAAACATTAAAGTGGGTCAGAATGTAACAGTCACATTAGACGCCATTCCAGGCAAAACGTACAGCGGCAAAGTAAGCAAGGTTGCAGAACAAGGCACGTCGCAAAATGGCGTCACTACCTACAACGTGGACATAACCATAGACAACCCTGCAAACGTTAAGATAGGAATGAACGCCAATGCCGAGATAGAGGTAGCTGTTGCCAAAGACGTGATAGTATTGCCCCAGTCCGCCATAATCAAGTTAGGTGGACGCAATTTCGTCATTCAAAAGAAAAACATACCTGCCGATTTTGACATAACAAGGCTTACTTCGCTTTTGAGGCAGTCCACGAGCTCTACATCCGGCTCTCAACCCTCAGCAAGGACGGGCCAGTTTACCAGTTTCCAATTCGCCAGAGGAAATAATAGCAGAAACAGAAATGCAGGTGGTTACACGCGCTCACGTTCTAACAACTCCTTTAGAAATCTCTTAACCCCTGTGGAATTGGGATTGTCCAACGACAATATGGTAGAGGTAAAAAGC
The genomic region above belongs to Caldanaerobius polysaccharolyticus DSM 13641 and contains:
- a CDS encoding HlyD family efflux transporter periplasmic adaptor subunit, with the protein product MKILKFFKKHIPLILIALIAIGGLSYYYASSHKKATQQQLPTVIARKGNISVTVTGSGPVQPIKTANILSQVSSTVLKVNFSEGDRVKAGDILCVLDNSSFTSNIKNSELQLEQAKMNLEGAEKNSDSLTIRAPISGYISSLSVQKGNSVAANTAIATIQDTSNLTVTAPFSEILASKLKISDKAYAQITDGSSQVKGYVNHISASYSYKNGIKARDVSIQFKNPGSLQLNTEMYIFVNTPQGKSYSLAPGSVQASNTSSVLSQVAGTIASLSVNPGDYVQKGDIIATISSDNVTSNLKQAQLQYEIALNNYNSQLSALDNYSIKVPFNGVITSFLVNPGDGVKEGQQIATIADTSGMKFTIPVDELDISNIKVGQNVTVTLDAIPGKTYSGKVSKVAEQGTSQNGVTTYNVDITIDNPANVKIGMNANAEIEVAVAKDVIVLPQSAIIKLGGRNFVIQKKNIPADFDITRLTSLLRQSTSSTSGSQPSARTGQFTSFQFARGNNSRNRNAGGYTRSRSNNSFRNLLTPVELGLSNDNMVEVKSGLDEGAAVILPYSISSNNSSQSGQSQSNSRPGGGFGGGFGGGFGGGFMGGRGR